A region of Paenibacillus sp. JNUCC-31 DNA encodes the following proteins:
- a CDS encoding glycoside hydrolase family 88/105 protein encodes MKETLQFTPVRMAEQFMESYRNHELYPTWHYENGCLLKALEELYTHTGEQKYFDYIRELMDHFIQEDGSIRSYTVEEYNLDQINQGNSLFLLLDKTGEEKYRKAADLLMVQLKGQPRTSEGGFWHKKIYPFQMWLDGLYMATPFLTQYGAVTGEEKWFDKAALQLLLVEKHTRDSRSGLLYHAWDESKEQRWSSGETGCSPHVWSRAMGWYVMAVVDTLDHLPIDHEQRGQIVGIFERVANALVHVQDQQSGLWPQLLDQPGRERNYLEASGTSMFVYALAKGVRKGYLSGKFKAIAEKGYQGLLLHLLQTDREGVMSLTQCNGGAGLGGTPYRDGSYEYYVTESIRINDPKSVAPFILAGVEMELAIR; translated from the coding sequence ATGAAAGAAACATTGCAATTCACACCGGTACGGATGGCCGAACAGTTCATGGAAAGTTATCGCAATCATGAGTTGTATCCCACCTGGCATTACGAGAATGGTTGTCTGTTGAAAGCGCTGGAAGAGTTGTACACCCATACTGGAGAACAAAAATATTTCGATTACATCCGGGAGCTGATGGATCACTTTATTCAGGAGGATGGGTCAATTCGCTCCTATACAGTCGAGGAATATAATCTGGACCAGATTAACCAGGGAAATTCACTGTTCCTGTTGTTGGATAAAACGGGGGAAGAAAAATACCGGAAAGCCGCAGATCTGCTCATGGTCCAGCTTAAAGGACAGCCCCGTACGAGTGAGGGCGGATTCTGGCACAAGAAAATATACCCGTTCCAGATGTGGTTGGACGGATTGTATATGGCGACTCCGTTCCTCACGCAGTATGGCGCGGTTACTGGCGAGGAGAAGTGGTTTGACAAGGCGGCATTACAGCTGCTGCTGGTGGAGAAGCATACACGTGATTCACGCAGTGGTCTGTTGTACCATGCCTGGGATGAGAGCAAGGAGCAGCGCTGGAGCTCGGGAGAAACCGGTTGTTCTCCACATGTGTGGAGCCGGGCGATGGGCTGGTATGTGATGGCGGTAGTGGATACACTGGATCATCTGCCTATAGATCATGAGCAGCGCGGACAGATTGTGGGAATCTTCGAACGTGTGGCGAATGCACTTGTACATGTTCAGGATCAACAATCCGGATTATGGCCTCAGTTGCTCGATCAGCCAGGGCGTGAACGCAATTATCTGGAGGCTTCGGGAACCTCAATGTTTGTGTACGCACTGGCGAAGGGAGTACGTAAGGGTTACCTGAGTGGCAAATTCAAGGCGATTGCAGAAAAGGGGTATCAGGGTCTGTTGCTGCATTTGCTGCAAACCGATCGGGAGGGCGTAATGTCCCTGACGCAATGTAACGGCGGTGCGGGTCTCGGTGGTACTCCGTATCGTGACGGGTCATACGAGTATTATGTGACTGAATCGATTCGGATTAATGATCCGAAATCGGTAGCTCCGTTTATTTTGGCAGGAGTGGAGATGGAGCTGGCGATACGCTAG
- a CDS encoding ABC transporter permease, whose protein sequence is MKAETAARTRPATRSDKNLLWRDIIKNRWLYIMLIPGVLYFVIFKYIPMYGITMAFQDYTPYKGILGSDWVGFKHFQRFFGEPQFWTLFRNTFLLAIYNMVFFFPLPIVLALMMNEVRRERFKRFVQTLVYVPHFVSWVVVVGVFYMLFTTEGGAINELLYSLTGQKVAFLLEPGWFRTMIVGQSIWKEVGWGTIIFLAALSGVDTQLYEAARMDGANRWRQTWHITLPAIRSTIIILLILRLGNFLDTGFEQIFLMLTPTNRDVGEVFDTYVYTKGLTQAQYSYSAAVGLFKSVVGLALVLGANTMAKKFGEEGVY, encoded by the coding sequence ATGAAAGCCGAAACGGCGGCTCGGACACGGCCCGCTACCCGCAGTGACAAAAACTTGCTGTGGAGGGACATCATCAAAAACCGGTGGCTCTACATTATGTTGATACCGGGTGTGCTTTACTTTGTTATTTTCAAATACATACCCATGTATGGCATTACGATGGCTTTTCAGGATTACACGCCTTACAAGGGCATTCTGGGCAGTGACTGGGTAGGGTTCAAACACTTCCAGCGTTTCTTCGGAGAACCACAGTTCTGGACCTTATTCCGGAATACATTTTTACTGGCAATCTATAACATGGTGTTCTTCTTCCCGCTGCCCATTGTGCTAGCGCTCATGATGAATGAAGTTCGCCGCGAACGGTTCAAACGATTTGTACAGACTCTTGTATATGTTCCGCATTTTGTTTCCTGGGTCGTTGTGGTTGGTGTGTTCTACATGCTGTTCACAACTGAAGGCGGTGCCATTAACGAATTGCTCTACAGCCTAACGGGACAAAAAGTAGCTTTCCTGCTTGAGCCTGGCTGGTTCCGAACGATGATTGTTGGACAATCCATCTGGAAAGAGGTAGGTTGGGGAACCATTATTTTCCTGGCGGCCCTGTCCGGTGTAGACACACAGCTCTATGAAGCTGCGCGGATGGATGGCGCCAATCGCTGGCGTCAGACCTGGCACATTACGCTGCCTGCCATTCGCAGTACGATCATTATTTTGCTTATTCTGCGTCTGGGCAACTTCCTGGATACAGGCTTTGAACAGATCTTCCTGATGCTGACACCGACGAACCGGGATGTGGGTGAGGTATTCGATACCTATGTCTACACCAAAGGTCTCACACAGGCACAATACAGTTATAGTGCTGCTGTCGGTTTGTTCAAATCAGTTGTCGGGCTGGCGCTTGTACTGGGTGCCAATACGATGGCCAAAAAATTCGGGGAGGAAGGCGTCTACTAA
- a CDS encoding carbohydrate ABC transporter permease: MQQDKTWGNRIFDIVNHGLLLLIGIVTVIPFIYILAVSFTSPHEVAKGGFILFPKEFSLAAYRYIFSTDTLIRSLGVSIYITVIGTLLNLLFTSLMAYPLSRRYLRGRQPILLGVLFTMLFSGGMIPTYFVVKSLHLTDTLWSLMLPTAISAFNLIVLKNFFQAIPDELEDAAKIDGCNDVGVLFRIVLPLSMPAMATFSLFYAVAHWNSFFNAVIYINDSEKWPVQVWLREIVILAQSRIGDTSIEETEIQPLTIRMAVIVFSTIPIMLVYPFLQKHFAKGVMLGSVKG; encoded by the coding sequence ATGCAACAGGATAAAACGTGGGGCAACCGGATTTTTGATATTGTCAATCATGGCTTGCTGCTGTTGATCGGAATCGTAACCGTCATCCCGTTCATTTATATTTTGGCGGTCTCGTTTACCAGCCCTCATGAAGTGGCCAAGGGAGGCTTCATTCTTTTTCCTAAAGAATTCTCGCTTGCCGCTTATCGCTACATTTTCTCTACAGACACCTTGATTCGCAGTCTGGGCGTATCGATCTATATCACCGTCATTGGAACACTGCTTAACCTGCTATTCACGTCGCTCATGGCGTATCCGCTTTCGAGAAGATATTTGCGTGGACGTCAGCCCATCTTGTTGGGGGTACTGTTCACGATGTTGTTCAGCGGCGGGATGATTCCAACCTACTTTGTCGTCAAATCCCTGCATCTAACCGATACGTTATGGTCCCTGATGCTGCCTACCGCAATCAGTGCGTTTAACCTGATCGTACTTAAGAACTTTTTCCAGGCCATTCCGGATGAATTGGAGGATGCTGCCAAAATCGATGGATGTAACGATGTGGGCGTATTGTTCCGAATTGTTCTGCCTTTGTCGATGCCAGCAATGGCTACATTCTCCCTCTTTTACGCGGTGGCTCACTGGAACAGCTTCTTCAACGCCGTAATCTATATCAATGATAGTGAAAAGTGGCCTGTACAGGTGTGGCTGCGCGAGATTGTCATTCTGGCCCAGAGCCGGATCGGGGATACCAGTATCGAAGAGACCGAGATTCAGCCGCTCACCATTCGCATGGCGGTTATCGTGTTCTCCACCATTCCAATCATGCTGGTCTATCCGTTCCTGCAAAAACACTTTGCCAAAGGAGTGATGCTGGGTTCGGTGAAAGGCTGA
- a CDS encoding extracellular solute-binding protein, giving the protein MSPKSRMSRLGGLVVVGAMSAGLLAGCGGEKAPAAGEGKLPISISLMQVGDVPAKENGIEQKIEEYTNTDVSVQWIPQSAFDDKVNVMVASGEMPTIMRVNYVPTTFNAAKTGLFWEIGPYLKDYKNLSAQSEAYFDNIKIEGKIYGVPNFRDIGRTAIVYRKDWFDKLKLDVPKTLDDWYEVMRSIRKDDPDGNGKEDTYGTVLFKKYNEGVSSPLTRIAVSIGGVNKWGVDDAGKLTPEFLTTEYVDTMKLFKRLFSEGLINSDFPALDPSDADKKMDSGLIGMKLNGVAQNGKSSQQRLTPNVPDGEIDVAPFQGTDGIRIAGEPGNYGMLVIPKASVPDEEQLKQVLTFLDQLMDEELSTLQLRGLLDVHYTKTADGKTELKDFDAYQREVKPYRDNLLSIEGYNVPELVDVPIGMKGTKMARENEQYAIPNPALTLSSAIYTERGQELDQMIWDAQTKYIMGKIDDAGWEQEVANWRKSGGDQLITELEASYAELNGK; this is encoded by the coding sequence ATGAGTCCAAAAAGTCGGATGTCCCGTTTAGGCGGTTTGGTTGTGGTTGGTGCAATGTCCGCCGGACTGCTCGCAGGCTGTGGGGGAGAAAAAGCGCCTGCGGCAGGGGAAGGCAAGCTTCCCATTTCGATCTCCTTGATGCAGGTAGGTGATGTGCCGGCCAAAGAGAACGGAATTGAACAAAAGATTGAGGAATATACCAATACGGATGTCAGTGTACAGTGGATTCCGCAGTCTGCTTTTGATGATAAAGTAAACGTCATGGTAGCTTCGGGCGAGATGCCGACCATCATGCGAGTGAACTATGTGCCCACAACATTTAACGCAGCCAAAACGGGGCTGTTCTGGGAAATTGGACCTTACCTGAAAGATTACAAAAACCTGTCTGCCCAATCCGAGGCTTATTTTGACAATATCAAAATTGAGGGAAAAATCTACGGGGTACCCAACTTCCGCGATATCGGGCGTACAGCTATCGTGTACCGTAAGGACTGGTTTGACAAATTAAAGCTGGATGTACCAAAAACGCTGGATGACTGGTACGAAGTGATGCGTTCCATTCGCAAGGATGATCCTGATGGCAACGGCAAGGAAGATACGTATGGAACGGTATTATTCAAAAAGTACAACGAAGGCGTATCCTCTCCGCTGACGCGGATTGCCGTAAGTATTGGTGGGGTGAACAAGTGGGGTGTGGACGATGCGGGCAAACTTACACCTGAATTCCTGACCACCGAATATGTGGACACCATGAAGCTGTTCAAGCGACTGTTTAGTGAGGGGCTGATTAACAGTGACTTTCCTGCACTTGATCCTTCCGATGCGGACAAAAAAATGGACTCGGGCCTGATCGGGATGAAGCTGAACGGTGTAGCACAGAATGGAAAGTCCTCACAGCAGCGCCTTACGCCTAATGTACCGGATGGAGAGATCGATGTGGCTCCGTTCCAGGGGACGGATGGTATTCGCATAGCCGGGGAGCCGGGGAACTACGGAATGCTTGTTATACCAAAGGCGTCTGTACCGGACGAAGAGCAATTGAAGCAAGTGCTCACATTCCTGGATCAGCTGATGGATGAGGAACTGAGCACGTTGCAGCTGCGCGGACTGCTCGATGTACACTACACCAAGACTGCTGATGGCAAAACCGAACTCAAAGACTTCGACGCCTATCAACGCGAAGTGAAGCCTTATCGTGACAACCTACTAAGCATTGAAGGCTATAACGTGCCTGAACTTGTCGATGTACCGATCGGTATGAAGGGCACCAAGATGGCGCGAGAAAATGAGCAGTATGCCATTCCGAATCCGGCGTTGACCTTGTCTTCTGCCATCTATACCGAGCGTGGCCAGGAGCTGGACCAGATGATCTGGGATGCACAGACCAAGTACATTATGGGCAAAATCGATGATGCCGGCTGGGAGCAGGAAGTGGCGAACTGGAGAAAGTCCGGTGGCGACCAGCTCATCACCGAATTGGAAGCATCGTATGCGGAGCTGAACGGAAAGTGA
- a CDS encoding extracellular solute-binding protein: MKAAKKKAVAVLSTMALVTGLLAGCGSDEGQAAEGGVQNVSIAIAQVGDVPSKGNEVQQKIEAYTNTKLDIQWIPASAYNDKINVMIASSDMPKIVKVQYNPTVTSAMRNDVFWEVGPLLKDYKNLSAQNERFFNNIKVEGKIYGVPVFSDIARATVIYRKDWFEKLNLKVPTTPDEWYETIKTLATSDPDGDGQDNTFGLMLFKKYNEDQYSFTTRLGVSFGAPNKWKVEDDGSFTPEFMTPEYMQVLDLLKRLYSEKLLNQDFAVFDSTEAEKKYDSGVVGMRVGVAQNGKSQQERLSKNDPDGVVDIAGLLGANGDRVAGQTGNSGILAFPKATVKSEEELKNLLSFLDKLMDPEMATLLMRGIEDKHYKKAGEDQVEMSDFDAFQREVKPYRDNLPYVEGYNVPKLKDTELGEKGTDLAKELAEHAVPNPALTLYSPTYGDRGADLDQMIADAQTKYIMGKIDENGWKQEIENWANAGGTKIREEYAEDYKKQAQ, encoded by the coding sequence ATGAAAGCAGCAAAAAAGAAAGCCGTAGCTGTCCTGAGCACAATGGCACTGGTTACAGGTCTGCTGGCAGGATGCGGATCGGATGAAGGTCAGGCTGCCGAGGGCGGTGTTCAGAATGTGTCCATCGCAATTGCACAGGTAGGAGATGTGCCGAGCAAAGGCAATGAGGTTCAGCAGAAGATTGAGGCGTACACGAATACCAAACTGGACATTCAGTGGATTCCGGCTTCGGCATACAATGACAAAATTAATGTCATGATTGCATCGAGCGATATGCCCAAAATTGTGAAAGTACAGTATAACCCAACCGTAACCAGTGCGATGCGTAACGATGTATTCTGGGAAGTTGGACCTTTGCTGAAGGATTATAAAAATCTGTCGGCGCAGAACGAGCGTTTCTTTAACAATATCAAGGTGGAAGGCAAAATCTACGGGGTTCCGGTTTTCTCTGATATTGCCCGGGCAACGGTAATTTACCGCAAGGACTGGTTTGAAAAGCTCAATCTCAAGGTGCCAACGACGCCGGATGAATGGTATGAAACGATCAAAACGCTGGCGACCTCCGATCCGGATGGAGACGGTCAGGATAATACGTTTGGACTGATGCTTTTCAAAAAATATAATGAGGATCAATACTCCTTCACCACACGTCTTGGCGTAAGTTTTGGTGCACCAAACAAGTGGAAGGTAGAGGATGACGGCAGCTTTACGCCTGAATTCATGACACCGGAATACATGCAGGTGCTGGATTTGCTGAAACGTTTGTATAGCGAGAAATTGCTGAATCAGGACTTTGCCGTATTTGACTCTACGGAAGCGGAGAAAAAGTATGATTCAGGCGTGGTTGGCATGCGCGTTGGTGTGGCCCAGAACGGAAAGAGCCAACAAGAGCGTCTGTCCAAGAACGACCCGGATGGTGTTGTAGATATCGCCGGTTTGCTGGGAGCGAATGGAGATCGTGTGGCAGGGCAGACGGGTAACTCCGGTATTCTGGCATTCCCGAAAGCGACGGTGAAGTCGGAAGAAGAGCTGAAAAACCTCCTGTCTTTCCTGGATAAATTGATGGACCCTGAGATGGCGACCCTGCTGATGCGTGGCATTGAAGACAAACATTACAAGAAAGCTGGCGAAGATCAGGTGGAGATGAGTGACTTCGATGCGTTTCAGCGTGAAGTGAAGCCTTATCGTGATAACCTGCCTTATGTTGAAGGCTACAATGTTCCGAAGTTGAAGGATACTGAGCTCGGCGAGAAAGGTACGGATCTTGCCAAAGAGCTGGCAGAGCATGCTGTGCCGAATCCTGCGCTGACATTATACTCGCCTACTTATGGTGATCGCGGTGCGGATCTGGATCAGATGATTGCGGATGCACAGACCAAATATATTATGGGCAAAATCGATGAAAATGGCTGGAAACAGGAAATCGAGAATTGGGCTAACGCGGGCGGAACCAAAATTCGTGAGGAATATGCGGAAGACTACAAAAAACAGGCTCAATAA
- a CDS encoding helix-turn-helix domain-containing protein, giving the protein MPKYLLRLLCFTMILGALPVIVIGSVSYSIASRDIEQKVRESNLQILHQTQMRVEQVLRSLQLSSIQYVNSPLVLQAMKKPLDSSEFQEIRDLTSGFNNLQAVTNIDQAYLVNLDEDWVVSMRSFGKVDDFSIRDRIGSYLKYTNSLFWVTQNRSSAKESVPVSAGMGEAAQEPPPTLISSDNVVSMVFKIPMVPTNVKPKGLLVIDLADAELSTFLSRNPNSGDMYVLDRDQKYFLNDMEQDGKYDMLNQEIHEKVETTGLAEGFFNAEVEGSQVAVSYRKSPLNGWLYVSVVSLGQITAQSQKIALVTGVATLIMLCMTGLVAIYGSRRMYSPISRLLQFTKGLDSPLAPSGRRQDEFIYIEERLTTLFSSEKTMREQMKGQHVHLQEFFMTKLLTGKISEEDFRYQGELYDFPTSWSRLGVLTLQIDTLEGTRYEEQDRDLLLFALNNMVGELLPSDIRFAPVMIDDAQVTILASVVVDEVQLKEWMHTQAELIRERVVTYLNLPVSIGISRSYAEIGDSPRAYQESREALQGRVSLGSRIILHYEDIQPRGQTEAALYTQLRMIEDQLASALKQGDEEKTNAYFTQYLGLLADKKLHFSEYPVIMVQLLSRVYQLVQEQGGDVAEVLGEKASMARLLKLSTLDEMTNWFRKCLFQPVIRYWREQEESQYLNIARRMIRLIEERYDRELSLEACAEELNFHPVYLSRVFKKEAGVNFTEYLAQYRMEKAKTWLQTTNLKISEIAEKLNYTNPTAFIRTFRKITGTTPGKYREQQR; this is encoded by the coding sequence TTGCCTAAATACTTGCTGCGTCTGCTTTGTTTTACCATGATCCTTGGAGCCCTTCCGGTGATTGTGATTGGTTCAGTCTCGTATTCGATTGCTTCGCGTGACATTGAACAGAAGGTGCGTGAGAGTAATCTGCAGATTTTGCATCAGACCCAAATGCGGGTAGAGCAAGTATTGCGCAGCCTGCAATTGTCGTCCATCCAATATGTGAATTCTCCATTGGTATTACAAGCGATGAAGAAACCGCTGGACAGCAGCGAATTTCAGGAAATACGTGATCTGACGTCCGGATTCAACAATCTGCAGGCGGTTACCAATATCGATCAGGCTTATCTCGTCAATCTGGATGAAGATTGGGTCGTTTCAATGCGATCATTTGGAAAAGTGGATGATTTCAGTATCCGGGACCGCATTGGCTCCTATTTAAAATATACAAACAGCTTGTTCTGGGTCACTCAAAATAGGAGCTCAGCCAAAGAAAGTGTTCCGGTTTCTGCCGGAATGGGTGAAGCAGCACAGGAACCCCCGCCTACTCTTATATCATCGGACAATGTGGTGAGCATGGTGTTCAAAATCCCGATGGTGCCTACTAATGTGAAACCTAAGGGTCTACTCGTGATCGATCTTGCGGATGCGGAGCTTAGCACATTTCTAAGTCGAAATCCGAATTCTGGTGATATGTATGTGCTCGATCGGGACCAGAAGTATTTTCTGAATGATATGGAACAAGACGGGAAATACGATATGCTCAATCAGGAAATTCATGAGAAAGTGGAGACGACGGGTCTAGCGGAGGGATTCTTCAACGCTGAGGTGGAGGGAAGTCAGGTTGCGGTTAGTTACAGAAAGTCGCCGCTCAATGGCTGGTTATATGTCTCAGTGGTGTCCCTGGGGCAGATTACCGCTCAGTCGCAAAAAATTGCATTGGTTACAGGAGTGGCTACACTGATCATGTTATGTATGACGGGACTGGTCGCCATCTACGGCAGTCGACGGATGTATTCTCCGATATCTAGACTGCTGCAGTTTACCAAGGGACTGGATTCCCCATTGGCCCCGTCAGGACGCCGTCAGGATGAATTTATCTACATCGAAGAGCGATTAACGACCTTATTCAGCTCGGAAAAAACGATGCGCGAGCAAATGAAGGGTCAGCATGTTCATTTGCAGGAATTCTTTATGACCAAACTGCTAACAGGCAAAATATCGGAAGAGGACTTCAGATATCAGGGAGAGCTGTATGATTTCCCGACATCATGGTCACGGTTAGGGGTGCTCACGCTTCAAATCGATACCCTTGAAGGGACAAGGTATGAAGAGCAGGACCGGGACCTGCTGTTGTTCGCGTTAAACAATATGGTCGGTGAACTGCTGCCTTCGGATATTCGATTTGCCCCTGTCATGATTGATGACGCCCAGGTTACGATACTTGCATCGGTGGTGGTTGATGAAGTACAGCTCAAAGAATGGATGCATACCCAGGCTGAATTGATCCGTGAGCGGGTTGTAACCTATCTCAATCTGCCTGTAAGTATCGGCATTAGCCGCTCCTATGCAGAGATAGGAGATTCACCAAGAGCTTATCAGGAAAGCCGGGAGGCCCTTCAGGGCAGGGTAAGTCTGGGCAGTCGCATTATTTTGCATTACGAGGATATTCAACCGCGAGGTCAGACGGAGGCAGCGTTATATACACAGCTCAGGATGATTGAAGATCAGTTGGCTTCAGCGCTCAAGCAAGGAGACGAGGAGAAAACCAATGCATACTTTACACAATATCTGGGTCTGCTCGCAGACAAGAAGCTGCATTTTAGCGAGTACCCCGTGATTATGGTTCAACTGTTATCCCGTGTGTATCAGCTCGTTCAGGAGCAAGGAGGAGATGTCGCTGAAGTATTGGGCGAGAAAGCATCCATGGCACGGCTGCTGAAGTTGTCCACACTGGATGAGATGACGAATTGGTTCCGCAAATGTTTATTTCAACCTGTCATTCGATACTGGCGCGAGCAGGAAGAATCACAATATCTGAACATTGCCCGACGCATGATACGACTGATCGAGGAACGGTATGATCGCGAATTATCGCTGGAAGCCTGCGCTGAAGAACTGAATTTTCATCCGGTCTATCTGAGCCGTGTGTTCAAGAAGGAAGCCGGAGTAAACTTTACCGAATACCTCGCACAGTACCGTATGGAAAAAGCGAAGACCTGGCTGCAGACAACGAATCTGAAAATATCAGAGATTGCCGAGAAACTCAATTACACGAACCCTACCGCTTTTATTCGCACATTTCGTAAAATTACAGGAACCACTCCCGGAAAATATCGGGAACAGCAGCGATAA